A segment of the Elaeis guineensis isolate ETL-2024a chromosome 6, EG11, whole genome shotgun sequence genome:
TAGCATCACACTACGTTAAAATACAGCAGAGGGAGTATATGGTATACCGTATTACCCTTGAATGGTATAAGGTATTCCAGCATGTTATCCCACCCACTTGGCCACCTAACCAAACCACCAACTTAATTCAATAGTCAAAAAGGACAAAGTGGCCGAGGGTCacggagggggaaggagagggagggagggagagagagagagagagagagagatgtctcTCTGTAGATCTCTGTCGctagctttttctttcttcctctttcttgacTTTTGAGCCTAGCTTCCTCCTTCAATCctctatcttcttctttttcaagcACTACTAGATTATTTTGTGTCCTATTAGGGGAAAGGGGAGAACATCCACAAGGGTGCAGCACAGACAGAAGCCCTTTCCCTCCCTTCTCTGCAGCTTTCCTCCGGGCCAAGTTGATGACTTCAAAATTCTACCCATCCTTCTGCTTTTGAGTCCAGGAGATGCAGTTCCCCAGAGAGCCTAAGCTTATGATATCCATGTAAGAACTTCTTCATGACTGGATAGCTTTTTTACCTTCTTTTCCTCGCTTTTCGTGGCATCTAAAAATGAAAAATCTGACAGTAGGTTCAACAAACCTGGGCTATTGTGGAGTCATCTGAAACTGCTTGGTTGTTGGGAAACTTATTTCCTTTGTTTTTTTCCCTCAAAAAAGGCTTAGTTTCTTTGTTCTTATGATATTAGATATTTGGTTTCCTTTTGTGGGTTCCCTTCATCAGATAAGCATGGTAGATTTAGTCTATAAATCTGTATGGATTTTGTAAAaataaacatgtaaaataaacagGAAGTTGTTTGGGTGCTAGGTTTCTCTTTATCTAAATTGGGCATAGACTGGAATGTGGAAATAGAAACCGGAAAGGTCAATCGAACTTTTCAGTAAAAGGGTAAAGAGAGATTTCCAATTTCAAAAGCTATATTAGGTTGAATTTTTGTTTTATGTTGGACCAAACAAGGAGGATGGTATAGAAAGGAGGAGGAAAAATTGCTTGTATCCGTTATTTTGTATTCTAGGTTTTGGGAAGTCCTCTTCTTGGTCCTCAATATTTGGTGAATTAATTGGCAAATATGCGACGTGTTCGAGTCTCATCCCACCAGTCCCCGGTGCAGAAGCTAGGTGATTCCCAGATGAAACTAACCCCCAAATTTAGATTGGCCATCACCCCACCACCTTCCTCATTTCCATCATCTTCTGCATCATTAGAATCGGACTCATCACAAGAATTGGGGCCCCTCATACCTGGCCTCCCTGATGATATTGCGCTCAATTGCCTCCTCCGGCTGCCTGTCAAGGCCCACTCAGCCTGCCGATTGGTCTGCCGGCAGTGGCATCGCCTGCTGGGCAACAAGGAATGCTTCTTTAGCCAGAGGAAGGCTCTTGGCTTCCGCACCCCTTGGTTGTTCACTTTAGCCTTCCACAGATGCACTGGGAAAATCCAGTGGCAAGTACTGGACCTGACTCACTTCTCTTGGCACACCATTCCAGCCATGCCCTGCAAGGACCGGGTCTGCCCCCGTGGGTTCGGGTGCATCGCCATTCCCCCGGATGGCACCCTCCTTGTCTGCGGAGGTCTGGTCTCCGACATGGACTGCCCTCTCCACTTGGTATTGAAGTATGAGATGTATAAGAATCGATGGACCATTATGAGCAGGATGCTCGCTGCCCGCTCGTTCTTTGCTGGTGGCGTGATCAATGGCATGGTCTATGTTGCTGGAGGTTACAGCAAGGACCAATTTGAGCTCAATTCAGCTGAGGTTCTCGATCCCATTAAGGGGAATTGGCAGCCTGTTGCAAGCATGGGAATGAACATGGTCTCCTATGACTCCGCTGTGCTTAATGAGAGGCTTTACACCACTGAAGGCTGTGTTTGGCCATTCTTGTCTTCACCAAGGGGCCTGGTCTATGATCCGAAAACCGACCATTGGGAGGATATGGCTGTTGGAATGCGGGAAGGCTGGACAGGTTCAAGTGTGGTTGTTGATGGGCATCTGTTTGTAATCTGTGAGTATGAGCGGATGAAGGTGAAGATCTATGATGTTGACTCTGATTCATGGGACATCGTTGAAAGCTCTCCCATGCCTGAGCAAATTCGCAAACCTTTCTCTGTGAATTCCGTTGGTAATAAGATCTTTGTCATTGGCAGAGGGCTTCATGTTGCAGTTGGACATGTAGAGAAGAAGAGTTGCACTGGTTCCAATGGGAAGCGGAAGAAGCAGAGCTTTTCCATTCAATGGCAAGGCATAGATGTGCCACAAGAATTTGGTGACTTGACACCCTCCAGTACTCAGGTTTTGTATGCTTGATCATCTGTTTTGCTTACCAGTTTGGCACTGCTTATGTCGTATAGGAAAACTGAGAAGGCTTAACCCAAAAATTGTATGATTTTAGCATATATAGTTAGATGTTGTAATGATCCATAAGAGCACCTCTAGTACTTTGCTTCGTATTTACTCTTTGATTGTCATTGTTGGACATGTCATTCATCCTACTGAGGTGTGCTGTACTTCTAAATCTCATCAATTGCTAAGCCATGACCATTAATATGTCTTGTTAATGAGCTATGAACAAGAACACCCGATTGCATTCATATTATGGCTTTCATAGCTATTACAAAATTATTCTTCAGTTGGGATGACTTCAGTGCTGAATGCTTTTTAGATTTACTTACTGTTTTCGTTATTTCGTGGCTATATAAACATTAAGAGACTTTCAAGGTGAATTTTGAGATTTTCAGCCTATTGCTTGCTTGGCTATGCTTGTCCATAGTGGCATTCCTCAaaacaggaaaaagaaaaaaggcaaTTTAGAGTACCATGGTTTCTGGAAAGGAGTTATTAGAAACAACATAGATATATGCATCTTTCTCTTGTGACTGTGTTATTCTCACAGAGCCCCGAACCTGAAGCATTTGGTAGATTTCGTGTCCTCAGATTCAACACAGTGGAGAAGTGGTGTGATGACTTATCCAAAATTTGGTAATATGCTGA
Coding sequences within it:
- the LOC105034725 gene encoding F-box/kelch-repeat protein At1g30090-like; protein product: MRRVRVSSHQSPVQKLGDSQMKLTPKFRLAITPPPSSFPSSSASLESDSSQELGPLIPGLPDDIALNCLLRLPVKAHSACRLVCRQWHRLLGNKECFFSQRKALGFRTPWLFTLAFHRCTGKIQWQVLDLTHFSWHTIPAMPCKDRVCPRGFGCIAIPPDGTLLVCGGLVSDMDCPLHLVLKYEMYKNRWTIMSRMLAARSFFAGGVINGMVYVAGGYSKDQFELNSAEVLDPIKGNWQPVASMGMNMVSYDSAVLNERLYTTEGCVWPFLSSPRGLVYDPKTDHWEDMAVGMREGWTGSSVVVDGHLFVICEYERMKVKIYDVDSDSWDIVESSPMPEQIRKPFSVNSVGNKIFVIGRGLHVAVGHVEKKSCTGSNGKRKKQSFSIQWQGIDVPQEFGDLTPSSTQVLYA